CTATGTCTCATTGTTGCTCAGTATGTTTTACAACTGCACTAACAAGAATCTTTCCAGCAACAGTGCAAGCACCGATTCCACCCAGATTATCCCATTCTACTCAATACCTTCCCCCAACACTCCAggcttttttaaaaattatctaGGAACTTCTGATACAAGCACAATTGGAAGAAGACAAAGGAACTACAAGCTCAGTGCAACCCATTTTCTTTGTACTCAATACCTTCCCCCAACACTCCAggctttttaaaaaattatctaGGAACTTCTGATACAAGCACAATTGGAAGAAGACAAAGGAACTACAAGCTCAGTGCAACCCATTTTCTTTGTACACGTCCCTCTGGCTTTGACCAAATAAATTCACTACCAAGTGCCTGGAGAAATCTGAAAttacggaaaacagaaaacttAGAATTTCAAGTAGAGCTGGCAGAGGACATTACATCTTGCATAAATTTTTTGCAAACTGGGCGGATCTCCTTGCTGAGTGTTGCTGAAAACATCATTACTTGCTTGTCATGGGGAGTCATCTTGAAAATTTCCTGCACATCTCTCCTCATGTCTGCAAACAAAGTACATGTATCGTATCAATACAAAAAGAGAATATCGTAGAAATGGGCAACTAGTTTCATGAAAGCAGAATAGTAAGCCAAGACATACCAAGTGATTCAAGCATCTTATCGCATTCATCCAGAACAAAATGCCTCACATTCCTTAGAGATAGGTCCTTATCTCTAGCCAATGAAAGTACTCTCCCAGGAGTTCCAACAACAATGTGAGGGCATTCATTCTTCAGAAGCTCCTTGTGAAGTTTGATGTTCACACCACCATAGAAAACAGCAACCTTGATATCGGGCAAATATGTACTAAACCTTTCGAATTCATGACAGATCTGCAGACAGCCAACGAGTCCCACACGAAAGAGGGTTACTTAAATAAATGGAAATAAACGAAAGTTGATTTTGAAACAGAACTGCAGATTTCATCACATACCTGATAAGCTAATTCCCTTGTATGACATAGAACCAAGGCAGCAACCTGACCAGCAACAGGTTCAATCTGTTGCAGAGTCGAAAGAACAAAAACAGCCGTTTTGCCCATTCCAGATTTGGCTTGACAAATAACATCCATACCCAGAATAGCTTGTGGAATACACTCATGTTGCACTGATGAAGAGAACCAAATAGAGTGGAGCCAAGAAGGCCTCAGTTTCAGTTTAAAAAAGTTTACCACTGTACACTTCTCCAAAATAGTAGTGATAGTAATAATTTACCTGAAAATAGATAGAGAAATAGATTGTCAAGAACTACACAGTAAGCAAACAGGGTGAGGTTTTGCCCAAGACAATGAATGAATAATCAAAGAGAGAAAGGGGAGCTTGAATCAGCATACATtgcaaaaaatacaaaaatataaccCTAAAAGAAACACCTTGACCACAATCCAGAACACTAAAGTACAATTTGTTTCACATCCAGATGCTATATATAACACCATGAGCTTATGATTACAAAACTCAAAGAAAGGTTTTTGACCCATAGAACTGTTCACCTACAACTAGTGCATAAACTTGAAGGTAAACCGGATAATAAATTCAAATTATTGGAGAAGATGGACTTTTTTAAGGATTCAATCAATCAAACAACAGAAACTAATTCCGATTGGCGATATGAATCCAAAAATTTATTCCGCATTACACCAATATCATAAATACACAGCAGGGCACTGGGAAGGGGAAGAGGAAGATATGGGAGACTATTCCTGCTTGTGTCAGGAGGGTGATTTGGAATGAGAGGAACCAAAGATGTTTTGAAAACAAAGATGAAAACATTTATACTTTGAAATACAGATGTATCCCTTTTAGGGTTTTTGGGACTAGAAGACCTTAAAACAGTTGATATGATGATACATTTTCTCTGTTTCATGTTTAATTACAGAGTGAAGAAACCAGACTGCAGAGATCAAAATGGATTCAAAGAGTTGTCAAACTTGGTCAATGAAAATGTAACTCGTTTAACCCATCCAAACTTGGACGTGTTTGGATAGGGATATATTCAATGATGGGCCACAAGTCAGACAAAACCCAAATTTGGCCGCAAAATACAGAAATATCTTTTTGGTTAGTTCTTTATGAATACCCCCCTTTACACTCTCCTTAAAAAGAAAACTTCTTTGGCTTGGCTTGGTTGGTTTATGTCACTACATATATTTTCACACTTTCTCTTGGAAATTATTCTCTTTCAATTTTGCTCACCAACTTTCTCTCTCTTTAAAGAAGCATATTTCTACCTGATGCCTCTCTAATGAATCTTCTTACTTCATcaagaaaaagatagaaaaacttTTTTTGATGGGTACATATCACTCTATAACTTCACACTCTCTCTTCTCTATAAATAGCATAAGTTTTTTAGGATCCCCAGGGCTTAGTTCAAGTGGCAAAGGTTGAAGGACTTGTGACTTAGGTCACAGGTTTGAGCCATGTGCCATACAAACTAAGCTTGATATTTAACTGGAGAATAGTATTAGGGACAGACCCATTATCGCCGAGTTCCAAAGGCTGCAGTTGGTTCTTGGGGAAGGTCCTAGGAcatcaaataaaaaattaagttTGTTCTGGATTTTTAGGTGTAATTTACTCTCTATTCAATTTCACCAACTTTCCCTTTATTAAGCCATTTTTTGATTGAATTGGATATGTATTTTCTTCTCTACACTATAAAGAATAGAGCTTCTTCCGTTTGCTAATTACACAAATTAccagaaaaacaaaacaaactaataGTGGGTTCTTGGGGAAGGTCCTAggacatcaaaataaaaattttaagtttgtTCTGGATTTTTAGGTGTGATTTACTCTCTATTCAATTTCACCAAGTTTCCCTTTATTAAGCCATTTTTTGATTGAATTGGATATGTATTTTCTTCTCTACACCATAAAGAATAGAGCTTTTCCGTTTGCTAATTACACAAATTatcagaaaaacaaaacaaactaataGTTTCACTTGGGGTGGCTTGTGCTATAACTGGTTGTTTAGCCCAAATTGACTCACCCATCATGACCTACGCAATTTGTAAGTTGGATCATGAAATATTTTATCAATCCGTACTGAAACACAGCAAATAAAGTTCAATACTTCCATTTGACACCCATAAAACAGCATAATAAAATGAAGATTGCCTTCAGACAGCTCAAAAATCTTTATTAAATGTTTGAACATCATTCATTAAACAAGATGATGGCAAACATAACACCCGATAGAACAACAAATTTTATATTTCTTATTGgtaattaaaatatccccaaaaaaaggaaataaaacacCCCATAAAACAGCAAATTGCAGAATCAAATGCAGAGATAAGAGATGACTTGCCTTCAGAGGGATGCTCAAACCCTGAATCCACAATAGCCCTCAGTAGCTCTGGCTTTAAAAGGAAGTCTCTGAATCCAGAGCTGTGAATTCCAACATAACCCCTATATTGACAAAGCATGACAAAAACATTTCAGACTTAATGCGAGAATAAAAAATCTTAGGCGTAAGATGAGGAGTATTAACCAGACATCGTCGCAAACTAAATCATTTATCAAATGAACATGCAGACATATTTAAAAAATTCTCACGTCTCACTATATAGACATGGCTACATAAGAGAGGGCACCCGTCTTCCAAACTCaaactatattaaaaaaaaaataagaaatacatATTTATATCTCACTTACTAACTTTAAAGCACATAGAGAAAAAAAATTCTCACTTTCAATCCATAATAGGGATGGACCGCAACAATTGAATTGATTATCTCATGCATACGGGTACAGGATTACatagtaaaaatatgaaaaagaactCCACAAAGAGGCATGGGCTGAGGCGCACAACTTACTTTACACACACACATAGTAAGTTCGCATGTTCAAACAGACATAAGAAAAAAGTGACAGAACATAGAGAATGAAGTATAAAGCTCACTTCTTGGCGGACTCGCCGTTAACTTTTCCGTTGACGGAATCGGGGGCcttctcatcatcttcttcgtaGTCGAGAAGCTCTTCCTCGTAAGCATCGTTCTCCTTGTTCTCTCCCATTTTTGCTACTTAACTCTACATGTAAGTAGATCATAGATCTTGTAaaacaaattatttcaaaatctAACAAAACTATTCAGCTCAGTAAATCAATAATAGTGAATTTCCAAACTATATTGCACAAAACGGAGAAAATAAGATAAAACTTTCACAGGGAACTGCTTACCAGCTGGAGCCTATCGGAAAAGCTGAGTTCTTGCGGCGAAATAGGGTTAGGGTTTGTAGCGTCTGCAGAGAAAAATGTTAGAGCAAAACGAGTGTGAGAGAGGGTTTGAATTAGAGGGGACGGGTTAATAACGAGGGCATAATGGCTATTTTTACCATTTTGTCCTTGTGTTATTTCAAAAATACGGGTTTGTATAAGTCGGCAGTGTagtagtttttggccgaaaacatCCCTCAACAATCCACCAAATTTATAGCCCGATTGGCCAacctgcaaaaatcagcttatttttataaatattttttttcaaaagtacttttggtgataaacagtttgtgtttagctaattagtttgaaaagtacttctgagcagcaattagtgtttggccaagctttaaaatctgtttctaagtgtatttttctcaaaagtgtttttggagagaaactacttttttctgtttttccaaaactgcttctgattctcctcaaaaacacttttttcttCCAAAACCTTGGCCAAACACCACAATTtttgccaaaagtgcttttggcccaagaaaaacacttttggccaaaaagaagcttggccaaacaggctattaacaACATCCTTGTGCTACACGATGAACAGAAACATCCCTAAACTTATTCTAAAGACTAGAGAACTTATTGCGCTTCGCGCGGTTATTTTGTTAAAAAAGTTAATGGATTTATGAGATATTTTTTTGTTAATTGGATCGAGGTAGACGAAGAACTATGAGAAATATTAGCCTCATCGATACAAATAATGTCAATTGTCTATTAATGACATACTAATAATTATGTAGGCAAGTAAACATTGACATATAGTCTGTTGTCTacattcaatttttttaattaactCGTCCTACATTATTATGACCattcattcttttaaaatattacCAAGTGTGTTTAGAAGAGACTTGATGACACTCTCTGGAAGTCTTAATACACAtagtaatgaaaataaaaaaaaattaaacaacaaacacatagcagtgaaaataattaaaaaaaaataaacgaTTGAATACTTACAAAATTAAGAAAGATATAGCTATTTTTCTATTGGTACAAAAAAGTTagatttcaattttatttttctattaataGTTTATTTTAGTTTCTTCTCGTTCTAGGAGAAGATAAATTTCaaagtaaaatattttctactAA
Above is a window of Nicotiana tabacum cultivar K326 chromosome 8, ASM71507v2, whole genome shotgun sequence DNA encoding:
- the LOC107800056 gene encoding DEAD-box ATP-dependent RNA helicase 15 isoform X1, giving the protein MGENKENDAYEEELLDYEEDDEKAPDSVNGKVNGESAKKGYVGIHSSGFRDFLLKPELLRAIVDSGFEHPSEVQHECIPQAILGMDVICQAKSGMGKTAVFVLSTLQQIEPVAGQVAALVLCHTRELAYQICHEFERFSTYLPDIKVAVFYGGVNIKLHKELLKNECPHIVVGTPGRVLSLARDKDLSLRNVRHFVLDECDKMLESLDMRRDVQEIFKMTPHDKQVMMFSATLSKEIRPVCKKFMQDPMEIYVDDEAKLTLHGLVQHYIKLSETEKNRKLNDLLDALDFNQVVIFVKSVNRAAQLDKLLVECNFPSICIHSGMTQEERLTRYKGFKEGHKRILVATDLVGRGIDIERVNIVINYDMPDSADTYLHRVGRAGRFGTKGLAITFVSSASDSDVLNQVQERFEVDIKELPEQIDTSTYMPS